Part of the Plectropomus leopardus isolate mb unplaced genomic scaffold, YSFRI_Pleo_2.0 unplaced_scaffold22598, whole genome shotgun sequence genome is shown below.
AACATTTTTATCTAAACCGTTGttatgaatatataattataataattctaaatattgttttctgggtaattttctaatattccTCCCCCCTTTTTAGATACTCATTTCCAGGTcacacattttactaatttcacacaatttgtgggacattcctcgccaagttgctcattgtcttttttctcatgtttttggaagaaataaaaCCGATTTGCACAGGTTCCAAAGGCTTAAATTGCATATGGATATCgcttgaatgcagcacaagaaaactgatgtcatgtttcaaagggttaaaacatccCCAACCcagagaaggaaggaaggaactGAGAAAGAACTATTTTCATAGTGCTTTCTGCCACCTGTCTGAAATAAATTCTCTCCCTGTTTTCACAGTAGAATTTTAAAGgctttacattaaatatttattgctGCGGTAATCTGTTTTTTATGCTCCTAATAAGCCCGGCCGCGTGCCAGGAATCATCCGCTGAAAGAACACACTGCAGCCTGCCTGTTTAACTTTTATCCccttttaattccttttaatGTGTGTccattacacaaacacacagcgcCATGTGTGCTAAATTGGAGTTTGTTTATAACTTTTGTTCTGCACCTGTCTCATGAAAAAGAGCCAAGAGTTCTTCTGTTCTGGACaccaaatgataaaaaatgaccaaactaTCACTATGTCATGGTAACATTTCTCTTTAGGTGTGATCTGTGACAGATGAAGTTATGAGTTACTGCATTATTGACAGGTTGTTTAGAAGACGGACAGTATTTCTTGTGGCTTCCTACCTTGGTGACAGCCTGCTGCAGACGGTACAGGGAGTTGACCACAGCAACATTCCTCCGCTGGCCCTCTGTTAACGGACCAATCACCTGACTGGCATCACCCTGAGTGCACAGCtgtatacacacaaaaaggTTACACACAATACAACCGATTGCAATAATTCacattgtgttgttttctgtaacAACTAGGGATGTcccagccatgttttttttgtccccaaTGCTGATCCAAGTCATTTAAATTTGACTATCTGCCAGTTTGATACTTCTGTTTTCCTAGATAATACAGCTGCCAGGGGCACACCTTAAGTAGAGctctttaaagttattaaaatcaatcctttgaaaatatgaataattaaaCAGCTCTGCAATCTATTAGcctattactattgttatttatttattttacaacataaagTATAAAATTACAAACCCTCCCTTGCATATTTTTGGCTTCAGAACTGAAGAGAGTattcttcagtgtttgttgcttCCGTGAAGCATGTCTCTGAACTGGATTCcactgagtgtttatttttgtcatcctTGCATCTTTTGGACGTACAATGCGTCATTAATATATAATCCACGTTGGCTTTTTGATCATGCAATTTTAATTGTTCTGAGTGAGGTTGTTTAAGCTCTGCACTGCTGTATGTCTCTCCTCTGAGCAGGGCAGAGAAACACTATGCTTTATAGTTGAAGGCAAAAACATGAgactctcacactgagctgaaatgagacttcagtaaataacatttttgtttatggtgTTTGGTGTCTTATGGTGGGTGGGACTCAGCCACTGCTCCCCCTACACAGATACGAGAGCTTAGTACGGAGAGATACAGAGACAGCAGACTACGGAGGTGGACAAAGGTGGACGAACGGTTCACTTCGTCTTGTTATGCATAAAATTAGAacatctgtgtgacagctgacatcAAACAAAGGATTGGAACACTTCATGAGCTAAATATTCCTGATCCCAATCAGTCAAAAAATCCTTGATTAGCCACAAGTCCAATGTTTGAGATTGGATTGGGACATCTCTGAATGAATAGATAAATTCCCGTTATAACCAAACACTATTTCACGCATGGGCACATGGTGGGTTGAGAAAATACAGAGATTAGAGTGAAAATCTTTTAGTTAAGAATTTCAGTGTGaccaacattcacacacatttctgtacACACCAGCTGCTCAGACTTGACACAGAAGAGCTGGACAGTCTtggcagcattttttgacacagcCAGAGAGAGGTTTGGATCCACTGATGCTACATTCAGCtcactgcaaacaaacacataaacaaacacatcaatCAGACAGGTTTCTCTACAGCATTACAATAATGGAACCTGAAAGCTAAACAGTATATTTGTAGTTCTGTGACTGAAATGGATAAGATAAATTAACAGCATGAAACATGTCGACAGGATGTGGAAGCTGCAGAGGCAGTATCATGAGATTTTGTCTTCCGTGTGAGGAAGCCAAAGTGCCATGAACTGTGCCGTGCTTACCTGCTGATGGTCTTGATGATGCTCTCCAGCTCGTCGTTGGAGGGCGGGTTGCGGCCGCCCATAGGGAACACCAGGTTGATGGGATCAAAGAGGCGAGAGAGGGACTTGGAAAGGTAGGCCGCCTCGTACGGCTGCAGAGAGTCCTTCAGAGCCTTCTCTGGACtgtgcacacacgcatgcacacacacacacacacacacacacacacacacacacacggaactTGATTTGACATAACTGATGCATGAATTAAGATATTACGGACAATAACGGT
Proteins encoded:
- the LOC121965976 gene encoding conserved oligomeric Golgi complex subunit 5-like codes for the protein PEKALKDSLQPYEAAYLSKSLSRLFDPINLVFPMGGRNPPSNDELESIIKTISSELNVASVDPNLSLAVSKNAAKTVQLFCVKSEQLLCTQGDASQVIGPLTEGQRRNVAVVNSLYRLQQAVTK